GTCGCCGCCCAGGATGACCTCCTGGTGGGCGATGAGCCCGGCCAGCCGCACCGCGTGCACGCGGACTCCGTCGACGTCGGCGCCGCGCGCCCCGTCGAGCTCCGTGCTGGTGGCGTCGGGCATCGGCGCCGAGCCCGCCTTGCGCCGGGCCTCGGCGATCAGCTCGGCCGTGCGGCGGGCGGTGCCCGAGGGCGCGTCGGCCTTGTTGGGGTGGTGCAGCTCGACGATCTCGGCCGACTCGAAGTAGCGGGCGGCCTGCTGGGCGAAGTGCATCATGAGCACGGCCGCGATGCCGAAGTTGGGGGCGATCAGCGCGTTGACGCCGGGGTTGGCGTCCAGCCAGCCCCTCACGGCCGCCAGCCGGGCGGCGTCGAAGCCGGTGGTGCCGACCACCGGGTGGATGCCGTGGGAGACGCACCATTCGAGGTTGCCCATCACGACGTCGGGGTGGGTGAAGTCGACCACCACCTCGGCGCCTTCCAGCTCCTCGATCGGGTCACCCTGGTCGACGGCCGCGACCAGCTCCAGATCGTCCGCCGCCTCGACGGCCCTGCACACTTCGACACCGACGCGCCCTCGGGCGCCGAGAACTCCAACCCTGATCACGGGCCCAAGGCTATACCGCAGGCCCCCGGGACGACGGACGGCCCCGGCGCGGGATGCGCCG
This region of Streptosporangium sp. NBC_01495 genomic DNA includes:
- the dapB gene encoding 4-hydroxy-tetrahydrodipicolinate reductase, with amino-acid sequence MIRVGVLGARGRVGVEVCRAVEAADDLELVAAVDQGDPIEELEGAEVVVDFTHPDVVMGNLEWCVSHGIHPVVGTTGFDAARLAAVRGWLDANPGVNALIAPNFGIAAVLMMHFAQQAARYFESAEIVELHHPNKADAPSGTARRTAELIAEARRKAGSAPMPDATSTELDGARGADVDGVRVHAVRLAGLIAHQEVILGGDGEILTIRHDTMNRSSFTPGVLLGVRRVRELPGLTVGLEHLLDL